One region of Faecalibacter bovis genomic DNA includes:
- a CDS encoding ABC-F family ATP-binding cassette domain-containing protein, producing MLLVQNLGVFFSGKYLFEDVSFRINKGNRVGLVGKNGAGKSTLLKILSKQDQPSEGEIVYEGEVTVGYLSQDIDFVQGRTVWQEADSAFEQLVEIQERIDFVNKELAERTDYESDEYAKLIEDISTLTDRFGLLGGYTKDAEIEQILGGLGFKNSDFHRPTEEFSGGWRMRIELAKLLLQKHDVMLLDEPTNHLDIDSIIWLEDFLKDYAGAVVLVSHDRQFLDNVTNRTIEIANRHISDFKANYTKYLELREDRRIKLEQAQKNQEQMIKHTEDLISKFRAKANKASMAQSLIKKLDKIDRIEIESDDVTKMNIRFVDAVQPGKIIFELDNVGVSFGDHQVFDGVSFYVNRGEKIAFVGQNGQGKTTLSRCITGDQPFTGMIKHGHNVEIGYFAQNQAHVLNDKLTVQEEAENSATEETRKHVRDYLGAFMFGGDAVDKKVSVLSGGERNRLALCKLLLRPFNVLIMDEPTNHLDIVSKELLKKALQKYTGTLILVSHDREFLEGLVDKVFDFRNGQVKEYLSGIDDYLAEIKAGNFREVEKGNILAAPKEEKSIEVKIEQAKRVLSFVEEKEQKRLKNKLSKIEADITTLENKVAKIESHMAEGNQSQAELDEYTKAKQDLESKMLEWEEVSEQII from the coding sequence ATGTTATTAGTACAAAATTTAGGAGTTTTCTTTTCAGGAAAATATTTATTTGAAGATGTTTCATTTCGTATCAACAAAGGTAACCGCGTAGGTTTAGTTGGTAAAAATGGTGCTGGAAAGTCAACTTTATTAAAAATATTATCAAAGCAAGATCAACCTTCTGAAGGTGAAATCGTTTACGAAGGTGAAGTTACTGTTGGATATTTATCGCAAGATATCGACTTTGTACAAGGTCGTACAGTTTGGCAAGAAGCAGATTCTGCTTTCGAACAGTTAGTCGAAATCCAAGAACGTATTGATTTTGTGAACAAAGAATTAGCAGAACGTACAGATTACGAATCTGACGAATATGCTAAATTAATTGAAGATATTTCCACTCTTACGGATCGTTTCGGTTTATTAGGTGGTTATACAAAAGATGCTGAAATCGAACAAATTTTAGGTGGTTTAGGATTTAAAAATTCTGATTTTCACCGTCCAACGGAAGAATTTTCTGGTGGTTGGCGTATGCGTATCGAATTGGCAAAATTATTACTTCAAAAGCATGATGTAATGCTTTTAGATGAGCCTACGAATCACTTAGATATTGATTCGATTATTTGGCTAGAAGATTTCTTAAAAGATTATGCTGGTGCTGTGGTTTTAGTTTCGCACGACCGTCAATTCTTAGATAACGTAACAAATCGTACAATCGAAATTGCAAATCGTCATATTTCTGATTTTAAAGCGAACTATACAAAGTATCTTGAATTACGCGAAGATCGTCGTATTAAATTAGAACAAGCGCAGAAGAATCAAGAGCAAATGATCAAGCATACGGAAGATTTAATTTCTAAATTCCGTGCAAAAGCGAACAAGGCTTCGATGGCGCAATCTTTAATTAAGAAATTAGATAAGATTGATCGTATCGAAATCGAAAGTGATGATGTTACGAAAATGAATATTCGTTTCGTTGATGCTGTACAACCAGGAAAAATTATTTTCGAATTAGATAATGTCGGTGTTTCTTTTGGTGATCATCAAGTTTTTGATGGTGTTTCGTTTTATGTAAACCGTGGTGAAAAAATTGCTTTTGTAGGTCAAAATGGTCAAGGAAAAACAACTTTATCACGTTGTATAACGGGCGATCAACCTTTTACAGGTATGATAAAACACGGTCATAATGTAGAAATTGGATATTTTGCTCAAAATCAAGCACACGTTTTAAATGACAAATTAACGGTTCAAGAAGAAGCTGAAAATTCGGCTACAGAAGAAACACGTAAACATGTTCGCGATTATTTAGGAGCTTTTATGTTTGGTGGTGATGCTGTAGATAAAAAAGTTTCAGTTCTTTCAGGAGGTGAACGAAATCGTTTGGCACTTTGTAAATTATTATTACGTCCATTTAACGTTTTAATTATGGATGAGCCGACGAATCACTTGGATATTGTATCGAAAGAATTATTGAAAAAGGCTTTACAAAAATATACAGGTACGTTAATATTAGTTTCTCACGATCGTGAATTCCTTGAAGGTTTAGTGGATAAAGTTTTCGATTTTAGAAACGGACAAGTGAAAGAATATTTATCGGGTATTGATGATTATTTAGCAGAAATTAAAGCTGGAAACTTCCGTGAAGTGGAAAAAGGTAATATTCTAGCTGCTCCGAAAGAGGAAAAATCAATCGAAGTTAAGATTGAACAAGCAAAACGTGTTTTATCTTTTGTAGAAGAAAAAGAACAAAAACGTTTAAAGAATAAACTTTCAAAAATTGAAGCTGATATTACAACTTTAGAAAATAAAGTTGCTAAAATCGAATCACATATGGCTGAAGGTAATCAATCGCAAGCAGAACTTGATGAATATACTAAAGCTAAGCAAGATTTAGAATCTAAGATGTTAGAATGGGAAGAAGTTTCTGAACAAATCATCTAA
- a CDS encoding NAD(P)/FAD-dependent oxidoreductase, producing MKTVDYIIVGQGVAGSCMALKLLENNKSFVVIDDNAHKASAIAAGIYNPVVLKRFAIVWNAIYQIQLLKKVFSSFEQLLNQKYLYEFPVFRIFNDENEKKTWLKKSDREDLNIFLSKDFTKLDHYSNIKQPLGTGEVQHTGRIDLTNLLPDFKDYLLGKDLCLDESFDYETLQIFDDKVIYKEIEAKKIIFAEGYHIKQNPWFNQLPIIGVKGEVLRVKTNANLPDAVVKAKEFLMPLGNNEYFVGATYDRDNVNYQTTEAAKENLVNGLNQFLSDEIEVIDQKASIRPTVSDRRPIIGSHPKYKNLICLNGMGTRGTMLAPVMVEDLYNYLENETILDKESDISRFYTLLNDEL from the coding sequence TTGAAAACTGTAGATTATATTATCGTTGGGCAAGGTGTTGCAGGTAGTTGTATGGCACTTAAATTATTAGAAAATAATAAATCTTTTGTCGTTATTGACGATAATGCACATAAAGCTTCTGCTATTGCAGCCGGAATTTATAATCCTGTTGTTCTAAAACGATTTGCTATCGTTTGGAATGCTATTTACCAAATACAATTGTTGAAGAAAGTATTTAGTTCCTTTGAACAATTATTAAACCAAAAATATTTATACGAATTTCCAGTTTTTAGAATCTTTAATGATGAGAATGAAAAAAAAACATGGTTAAAGAAATCTGATCGAGAAGATTTGAATATTTTCTTATCTAAAGATTTTACAAAATTAGATCATTATTCAAATATAAAACAGCCATTAGGTACAGGAGAAGTTCAGCATACAGGACGTATAGATTTAACAAATCTTTTACCAGATTTTAAAGACTATTTATTAGGAAAAGATTTATGTTTAGATGAATCCTTCGATTATGAAACTTTACAAATATTTGATGATAAAGTTATCTATAAAGAAATTGAAGCAAAGAAAATTATTTTCGCAGAAGGTTATCATATAAAACAGAATCCTTGGTTTAATCAATTGCCAATTATTGGTGTAAAAGGCGAAGTGTTAAGAGTAAAAACAAACGCGAATTTACCAGACGCAGTTGTAAAAGCGAAAGAGTTTTTGATGCCTTTAGGAAATAACGAATACTTTGTTGGCGCAACTTACGATCGTGATAATGTAAATTATCAAACAACTGAAGCTGCAAAAGAAAATTTAGTAAATGGTTTAAATCAATTTTTGTCTGATGAAATAGAAGTTATTGATCAAAAAGCATCTATCCGACCTACGGTTTCAGATCGTCGTCCGATTATTGGTTCGCATCCAAAATATAAAAATTTAATTTGTTTAAATGGTATGGGAACGCGAGGAACCATGTTGGCACCTGTAATGGTGGAAGATTTATACAATTATTTAGAAAACGAAACTATTTTAGACAAAGAATCAGATATTTCACGATTTTATACCTTGTTAAATGACGAACTATAA
- a CDS encoding endonuclease/exonuclease/phosphatase family protein: protein MIYVFYSLSIFLIASVLVPFIKSDHWTIRVFDYPRFQKLVLIIISFIIWLFIEDKTIYDDFILGLLGICTIYLFWVIIPYTPLGKKMIDQVELKENEVPFNLLVTNVYQDNTQYQKLVNLIEKTSPDVIFLLETNQAWMDNIKSATNKYEYKIEVPLENTYGLLFYSKLPIKHYEVNYLISTEIPSIVVDVEYNNEIIRLYGLHPTPPVPQENEESTERDAEILITGKAAKNYGKACIVFGDMNDVAWSRTTRLFLKTSQMLDPRRGRGMYNTFHVKYWFFRWPLDHYFLSSQFRLIDMKIEDSIDSDHFPISISVVLRKDDTSGEMRLDAEEKQEAKEKIEDGIEKGDAN from the coding sequence ATGATTTACGTATTTTACAGTTTATCAATTTTTTTGATCGCGTCTGTATTGGTTCCTTTTATTAAAAGCGATCATTGGACCATTCGCGTTTTTGATTATCCCAGATTTCAGAAACTCGTATTAATCATTATTTCCTTTATCATTTGGCTATTTATAGAAGATAAAACCATTTATGATGATTTTATTTTAGGCTTACTTGGGATTTGTACAATTTATCTTTTTTGGGTTATTATTCCTTATACACCGTTAGGAAAAAAGATGATTGATCAAGTAGAATTGAAGGAAAATGAAGTTCCATTCAATTTATTAGTTACCAACGTTTATCAAGACAATACACAATATCAAAAATTAGTAAACTTGATTGAAAAAACGAGTCCTGATGTAATTTTTTTATTGGAAACAAATCAAGCGTGGATGGATAATATCAAATCTGCGACAAATAAATATGAATATAAAATTGAAGTTCCTTTAGAAAATACATACGGATTATTATTCTACTCAAAATTACCAATTAAACACTATGAGGTAAATTATTTGATCAGTACCGAAATCCCATCCATCGTTGTTGATGTGGAATATAATAATGAAATTATAAGATTATATGGTTTGCACCCTACTCCACCCGTTCCACAAGAAAACGAAGAAAGTACTGAACGTGATGCTGAAATTTTAATTACAGGGAAAGCTGCTAAAAATTACGGCAAAGCTTGTATTGTTTTTGGTGATATGAATGATGTCGCTTGGAGTAGAACAACTCGTTTATTTTTGAAAACATCACAAATGTTAGATCCACGTCGTGGACGAGGAATGTACAATACTTTTCATGTAAAATATTGGTTTTTTCGCTGGCCTTTAGATCACTATTTTTTAAGTTCTCAGTTCAGATTAATTGATATGAAAATTGAAGATTCTATCGATTCAGATCATTTTCCAATTTCAATATCTGTTGTTTTAAGAAAAGATGATACATCAGGCGAAATGCGATTAGATGCTGAAGAAAAGCAAGAAGCTAAAGAAAAAATAGAAGATGGCATTGAAAAAGGTGATGCTAATTAA
- the porN gene encoding type IX secretion system ring subunit PorN/GldN, producing MKYLLVGLSFLMSTAALAQNVLNAKSPEELREQRANKLVINEAGDSISTEVEPLAYGFIEDKDIIWSKVVWETIDLKERLNQPYSKKGDEIIQNTKSLYEVLMDGMKSGRIKEVYATDDFTQRLDYDQIVSKLEFVEVDQAFLDDLAANGETPAEGEGVLKHQLHNDDVRMIQVKGLWYIDRRVGELKYRLLGLALLSKDIQAQTTQARMAGIESNEMFPLFWIWYPDARKELSNFTIFNPKNSTSSITYDEVLNARRFSSIIYKAQTNVGVKAINEYIPEDAKSQLEEHNRIRNSIIQQESDMWNY from the coding sequence ATGAAGTATCTTTTAGTTGGATTATCATTCTTAATGTCTACAGCAGCATTAGCACAAAACGTGTTAAATGCTAAATCACCAGAAGAATTAAGAGAGCAAAGAGCTAACAAATTAGTTATTAATGAAGCAGGTGATTCTATCAGCACTGAAGTAGAGCCATTAGCTTATGGGTTTATTGAAGACAAAGATATCATCTGGTCTAAAGTAGTTTGGGAAACAATCGATCTTAAAGAGAGATTAAATCAGCCATATTCTAAAAAAGGCGATGAAATCATTCAAAACACTAAATCACTTTACGAAGTGTTAATGGATGGAATGAAAAGTGGTCGTATTAAAGAAGTATATGCTACAGATGATTTCACTCAAAGATTAGACTACGATCAAATTGTAAGTAAATTAGAATTTGTTGAAGTAGATCAGGCTTTCTTAGATGATTTAGCAGCTAATGGAGAAACTCCAGCTGAAGGTGAGGGAGTTTTAAAACACCAATTACATAATGATGATGTTCGTATGATCCAAGTAAAAGGATTATGGTACATTGACCGTCGTGTAGGTGAATTAAAATACCGTTTATTAGGATTAGCATTATTATCTAAAGATATCCAAGCACAAACGACTCAAGCGCGTATGGCTGGTATCGAAAGTAATGAGATGTTCCCTTTATTCTGGATTTGGTATCCAGATGCTCGTAAGGAATTATCAAACTTTACAATTTTCAATCCTAAGAACTCAACTTCAAGTATTACTTACGACGAAGTATTAAATGCAAGAAGATTTTCTTCGATCATTTATAAAGCTCAAACGAATGTAGGGGTTAAGGCAATTAACGAATATATTCCAGAAGATGCAAAATCACAATTAGAAGAACACAACAGAATCAGAAACTCTATTATTCAACAAGAGTCTGATATGTGGAATTACTAA
- the porM gene encoding type IX secretion system motor protein PorM/GldM has protein sequence MAGGGSARQKMINLMYLVFIAMMALNVDREVLRSFESIYLTMESSTGLTTENNNTFYSNISKKAQEEEDYKAIDVKAKEVQKQANDFYAYIESLKTELKGADYQPGAEETDYNLLANSEPVVSLLFKGEGGDNGNAKAQELVSKIDGFRQFLLTFTKDDANATKRINQVFSTEAQGKGKKSWLQEKFYDQPMVAALSNLTKLQADARTEEGNIVRDLLAGKLKEKIELNAFEGMFLSPGIVKVGDEATLNVVLGAFDNSITGSVQTSVGSASIVNGKAAIKLNTGSVGIHKLTGNLTYKAQDGSTKTVPIVPSTYQVVAQTLDVKAAEIIEKDPTGGSIVADNLRVVYRGVENPVSATINGANGPVSMTASAGSLSGAGANKWNHMPGSGNEVVFTATAKASSGKTLTVRETFRVKPLPPARGVVMGKTHAGVPQASLASQRVRVDWPDFLFPVKGEVESFSIKVPGSPIERVNGNSLGGASSISKAKRGDNISIINIKYKSSLGQSGDASIVSIEVL, from the coding sequence ATGGCAGGAGGAGGAAGTGCTCGCCAGAAGATGATCAACTTAATGTATCTTGTATTTATCGCTATGATGGCGTTAAATGTAGATCGTGAAGTTTTAAGATCATTTGAGAGCATTTATTTGACAATGGAGTCGTCAACAGGGTTGACTACTGAAAATAATAATACTTTCTATTCGAATATTTCTAAGAAAGCACAAGAAGAGGAAGATTATAAAGCTATTGATGTAAAAGCAAAAGAAGTTCAAAAACAAGCGAACGATTTTTATGCTTACATTGAAAGTTTAAAAACTGAATTAAAAGGAGCAGATTACCAACCAGGAGCTGAAGAAACTGATTATAATTTATTAGCAAATTCAGAGCCAGTAGTATCTTTATTATTTAAAGGAGAAGGTGGTGATAACGGTAATGCAAAAGCACAAGAGTTAGTTTCTAAAATCGATGGTTTCCGTCAATTTTTATTAACTTTCACTAAAGATGATGCTAATGCTACAAAAAGAATCAATCAAGTATTCTCAACTGAAGCTCAAGGTAAAGGAAAGAAATCTTGGTTACAAGAAAAATTCTATGACCAACCAATGGTTGCAGCATTATCTAACTTAACAAAGTTACAAGCTGATGCTCGTACGGAAGAAGGTAATATCGTTCGTGATTTATTAGCTGGTAAGTTAAAAGAGAAGATCGAGTTAAACGCTTTCGAAGGGATGTTCTTATCTCCAGGTATTGTTAAAGTTGGTGACGAAGCAACATTAAATGTTGTTTTAGGAGCTTTCGATAACTCTATTACTGGATCAGTTCAAACATCAGTTGGTAGCGCAAGTATCGTGAACGGTAAAGCAGCTATTAAATTAAATACAGGTTCTGTTGGAATTCACAAATTAACAGGTAACTTAACTTACAAAGCACAAGATGGATCAACTAAAACTGTTCCGATCGTACCATCAACTTACCAAGTTGTTGCTCAAACTTTAGACGTGAAAGCGGCTGAAATTATCGAGAAAGATCCAACAGGAGGTTCTATCGTTGCTGATAACTTAAGAGTAGTTTACCGTGGTGTTGAAAACCCAGTTTCTGCAACAATTAACGGAGCTAATGGACCAGTATCTATGACTGCTTCAGCAGGTTCTTTATCTGGTGCAGGCGCTAACAAATGGAACCACATGCCTGGATCAGGAAACGAGGTTGTATTTACAGCGACAGCTAAAGCTTCTTCAGGAAAAACTTTAACAGTTCGTGAAACTTTCCGTGTTAAACCATTACCACCAGCACGTGGTGTTGTTATGGGTAAAACACATGCAGGAGTTCCTCAGGCTTCTTTAGCAAGCCAAAGAGTTCGTGTTGATTGGCCAGACTTCTTATTCCCTGTTAAAGGTGAAGTTGAATCTTTCAGCATCAAAGTTCCTGGAAGTCCGATTGAACGTGTTAATGGAAACAGCTTAGGTGGAGCTTCTTCTATCTCTAAAGCGAAACGTGGAGATAACATCTCAATCATCAACATTAAATACAAATCTTCTTTAGGACAATCAGGAGACGCTTCTATTGTATCTATCGAAGTATTATAA
- the porL gene encoding type IX secretion system motor protein PorL/GldL yields MAVQASKKERITNFIYSFFAGIVILGALFKITHISIGPLNGNVLLTVGLVAEALVFFYAAIFDQPQGQYEWEKAYPELLDGAPVAKKTAAVAAAGNSLTQELDKVLAEAKLDKQVFESLRSSLDNFGAAVSEINKTTTAAAATQQYNDEISKAAVNVNALNTLYAQQIENSNKQVELNKQFIEEMQKSSGHSEKFLTEMQALSANINALNKVYGGMLQAMKNNN; encoded by the coding sequence ATGGCAGTACAAGCAAGTAAGAAAGAACGTATAACAAATTTTATTTATAGTTTTTTCGCAGGTATCGTAATTTTAGGGGCATTATTTAAAATTACTCACATCTCAATCGGACCATTAAATGGTAACGTTTTATTAACAGTAGGTTTAGTAGCAGAAGCATTAGTATTCTTCTATGCTGCAATCTTCGATCAACCACAAGGTCAATACGAGTGGGAAAAAGCTTACCCAGAATTATTAGATGGTGCACCAGTTGCTAAGAAAACAGCAGCAGTTGCAGCAGCAGGTAACTCTTTAACTCAAGAATTAGACAAAGTTTTAGCTGAAGCTAAATTAGACAAGCAAGTATTTGAAAGCTTACGTTCTTCTTTAGATAACTTCGGAGCAGCAGTTTCTGAAATCAACAAAACGACTACAGCAGCAGCAGCTACACAACAATACAACGACGAGATTTCTAAAGCAGCAGTTAATGTAAATGCATTAAATACATTATACGCTCAACAAATTGAAAACTCTAACAAACAAGTAGAATTAAACAAACAATTCATCGAGGAGATGCAAAAATCTTCTGGTCACTCTGAGAAATTCTTAACTGAGATGCAAGCTTTATCAGCTAACATCAATGCTTTAAACAAAGTTTACGGTGGAATGTTACAGGCAATGAAAAACAATAACTAA
- the porK gene encoding T9SS ring complex lipoprotein PorK/GldK — translation MNRILVSTLLLSLSFSSCKMLKSGGSSNKHDGQITSKSSTAWTPARPKGMVPIPGGSFVLGQSDYDFTQNNDAPVKTVSVAGFFMDDTEITNSEYQIFVNYVKDSIARTSLAIKAEELGFDPMNPGGSDAGIGAYSYISGSEDGEGTPYDEYIQQANTGRDGNTMDGRKLNWDVKLEWDKYKYPDVDYTEVMEGLYFPPEERMNGERRIDTRKLNYSYVVVDQMAAAKKRGTFQVDFRKEFQVNVYPDTTVWVRDFNYSYNDPMHQDYFWHTAYANYPVVGVNWNQANAFADFRTRYHNIALNRKKKKNGSATKVISYRLPTEIEWEYAARGGIQNAPYPWGGPYLTDDRGCYLANFKPKRGDYIEITKGKKTGYMYTAPVKSFHPNGYGLYDMAGNVAEWTLSPHNRTSYQMASSLNPSITSTNETKMVVRGGSWKDIGYMLMVSTRDLEHKDSARSFVGFRTVQPFPDGSKVTYRRSK, via the coding sequence ATGAATAGAATTTTGGTAAGTACTTTATTACTGTCTCTTTCATTTTCTTCATGTAAAATGTTGAAGAGTGGAGGAAGTAGTAATAAACATGATGGACAGATCACCTCGAAATCATCAACTGCATGGACTCCAGCTCGTCCAAAAGGGATGGTTCCAATTCCTGGAGGATCATTTGTGTTAGGTCAAAGTGATTATGACTTTACACAAAACAATGATGCGCCTGTAAAAACAGTTTCGGTTGCTGGTTTCTTTATGGATGATACGGAAATTACAAACTCTGAGTATCAGATTTTTGTGAATTATGTAAAAGATTCTATCGCTAGAACATCTTTAGCAATCAAAGCAGAAGAGTTAGGATTTGATCCTATGAATCCAGGTGGTTCTGACGCCGGAATTGGTGCTTATTCTTATATTTCTGGATCTGAAGATGGAGAAGGTACTCCATACGATGAATACATCCAACAAGCTAACACTGGACGTGATGGTAATACCATGGACGGACGTAAGTTAAACTGGGATGTAAAATTAGAATGGGATAAATATAAATATCCAGATGTAGATTATACAGAGGTTATGGAAGGTTTATATTTCCCACCAGAGGAAAGAATGAATGGAGAGCGTCGTATTGATACTCGTAAATTAAACTACTCTTATGTAGTGGTTGACCAAATGGCAGCTGCTAAAAAACGTGGAACTTTCCAAGTTGATTTTAGAAAAGAATTTCAAGTTAACGTATATCCAGATACTACAGTTTGGGTAAGAGATTTTAACTACTCTTACAATGATCCAATGCATCAAGATTACTTTTGGCACACAGCTTACGCAAATTACCCAGTAGTTGGAGTAAACTGGAATCAAGCGAATGCATTTGCAGACTTTAGAACTAGATACCACAATATCGCTTTAAATAGAAAGAAAAAGAAAAACGGATCTGCAACGAAAGTGATTAGTTACCGTTTACCTACAGAAATTGAGTGGGAATACGCTGCAAGAGGTGGAATTCAAAATGCACCTTACCCTTGGGGAGGACCTTACTTAACAGACGATAGAGGATGTTATTTAGCGAACTTCAAACCAAAACGTGGTGATTATATCGAAATTACTAAAGGTAAGAAAACAGGTTACATGTACACAGCTCCAGTAAAATCTTTCCACCCTAATGGATACGGTTTATACGACATGGCTGGTAACGTAGCAGAGTGGACATTATCTCCACATAACAGAACATCTTACCAAATGGCATCTTCATTAAATCCATCGATCACATCTACTAATGAGACTAAGATGGTTGTAAGAGGAGGATCTTGGAAAGACATTGGTTACATGTTAATGGTTTCTACAAGAGATTTAGAGCACAAAGATTCAGCTCGTTCTTTCGTAGGATTCCGTACAGTACAACCTTTCCCTGATGGATCTAAAGTAACTTACAGAAGATCTAAATAA
- a CDS encoding arginase family protein — protein MFTDYLKPVSKELQDFAKSCNSFCLGDAINFEKEYLNEDSKSVEKIAIIGVQETRSKNTDELEDLDFDLIRRTLYELKKGNWYLPIYDFGDIIPDQNKATTGENFTKVLTSLLKEKYFVVILGGSPSMAFYQYRAYDEIVKNIHFVSVDEKLRLGNEILQANDDNYLTKIIASEPLNLLDFTNLGYQTYFVAQEELDLINQLNFEAIRLGEINQDIKEIEHNVREANAAVIDLSSIESNYFNSTQNLSPNGFNSREICGVAKYIGSSHVLSSIYISNYYEMYKKNDHLLLSQIIWYLLDGRNHRTEIKSFDDAQYFDKIFVPSDVQVFVFYHNLFTDQWWIEIKEQEEDERVHIVPCSKKDYTKALDGEIPNKWWKYFKKFY, from the coding sequence ATGTTTACAGATTATTTAAAACCTGTTTCAAAAGAATTACAAGACTTTGCTAAGTCTTGTAATTCTTTTTGTTTAGGAGATGCTATAAATTTTGAAAAAGAATATTTAAACGAAGATTCTAAAAGTGTAGAGAAAATTGCAATCATAGGAGTGCAAGAAACGAGATCTAAAAATACAGACGAACTTGAAGATTTAGATTTTGATTTGATTCGTAGAACACTATATGAATTAAAAAAAGGGAATTGGTATTTACCGATTTACGATTTTGGTGATATTATTCCTGATCAAAATAAAGCAACTACCGGAGAAAATTTCACAAAGGTTTTAACATCTTTACTAAAAGAAAAATACTTTGTTGTAATTTTGGGAGGTAGTCCAAGCATGGCTTTTTATCAATACAGAGCTTACGATGAAATTGTAAAAAATATCCATTTTGTCTCTGTTGATGAAAAGTTACGATTGGGAAATGAAATTTTGCAAGCGAACGACGATAATTATTTAACTAAAATAATTGCATCAGAACCTTTAAATTTACTTGATTTTACTAATTTAGGCTATCAAACATATTTTGTTGCGCAAGAAGAATTAGATTTAATTAATCAATTAAATTTTGAAGCAATTCGATTAGGCGAAATTAATCAAGATATAAAAGAGATAGAGCATAATGTAAGAGAAGCGAATGCGGCTGTGATTGATCTTTCTTCAATCGAATCAAATTACTTCAATTCTACACAAAATTTAAGTCCAAATGGATTTAATTCGCGAGAAATTTGTGGTGTAGCAAAATATATTGGCTCAAGTCACGTTTTATCATCTATTTACATTTCTAATTATTATGAAATGTATAAAAAAAATGATCATTTATTGCTAAGTCAAATCATTTGGTATCTGTTAGATGGTAGAAATCATCGTACGGAAATAAAAAGTTTTGATGATGCACAATATTTTGATAAAATTTTTGTTCCTTCTGATGTACAAGTATTTGTTTTCTATCATAATCTATTTACAGATCAATGGTGGATCGAAATAAAAGAGCAAGAAGAGGACGAAAGAGTACACATAGTACCGTGTTCTAAAAAGGATTATACTAAAGCTTTAGATGGTGAAATTCCAAATAAATGGTGGAAGTACTTTAAAAAATTTTATTAA